Proteins encoded by one window of Enterococcus saccharolyticus subsp. saccharolyticus:
- a CDS encoding restriction endonuclease subunit S, translated as MVGGGTPSTANPEYWDGNIDWYAPAEIGEQIYVSKSQRTITELGQQKSSAKILPVGTVLFTSRAGIGNTAILAKEATTNQGFQSIVPHKDELDSYFIFSRTNELKRYGEVTGAGSTFVEVSGKQMAKMPLLIPSIAEQRQIGSFFKQLDNTITLHQRKIEALKQMKKGFLQQLFPEKGENIPKVRFTDFKEEWEQRKFEDSFNFPVSTNSLSRAMLNYDRGEVKSVHYGDVLIKYPAILNVKTAQIPFINNGTRENFKSNLLKNGDLIFADAAEDESVGKAVEVNALTDEYLVSGLHTIVARPKGKMAEFFLGYYINSEIYHRQLLRLMQGTKVSAISKKNLLETEVLFPTRIEEQKKIGNFFKQLDDTITLHQTKLDQLKKLKTAFLQNMFI; from the coding sequence ATTGTAGGTGGTGGAACTCCTAGCACCGCAAATCCTGAATATTGGGATGGCAACATTGATTGGTATGCACCTGCTGAAATTGGCGAGCAAATTTACGTCAGCAAGAGTCAAAGGACAATCACTGAACTTGGTCAACAAAAGAGTTCTGCGAAGATATTACCAGTAGGAACTGTTCTTTTTACTTCTCGTGCTGGCATAGGAAATACCGCTATTCTAGCTAAAGAAGCTACTACTAATCAAGGTTTTCAATCAATCGTTCCTCATAAAGATGAATTAGACAGTTATTTTATTTTTTCACGAACTAACGAATTGAAACGCTACGGTGAAGTGACTGGTGCTGGTTCAACATTCGTGGAAGTATCTGGAAAGCAGATGGCGAAGATGCCTCTCTTGATACCAAGTATTGCTGAACAACGTCAGATTGGTTCATTCTTCAAACAACTCGACAACACCATCACCCTTCATCAGCGTAAGATCGAAGCCTTAAAGCAGATGAAGAAAGGCTTTTTACAACAACTTTTTCCAGAAAAAGGGGAAAATATCCCCAAAGTACGATTTACTGATTTCAAAGAAGAATGGGAACAGCGTAAGTTTGAAGATAGTTTTAATTTCCCAGTATCTACTAATTCTTTATCAAGAGCAATGCTTAATTATGATAGAGGTGAAGTTAAAAGCGTTCATTATGGAGATGTACTAATAAAATATCCAGCTATCCTCAATGTAAAAACTGCCCAAATACCATTTATTAATAATGGTACTAGAGAAAATTTCAAATCAAACCTACTAAAAAATGGAGATCTTATTTTTGCGGATGCAGCTGAAGATGAATCAGTAGGAAAGGCTGTAGAAGTCAATGCTCTCACTGACGAATATCTTGTATCGGGTCTACATACAATAGTTGCAAGACCTAAGGGAAAAATGGCAGAATTCTTTTTAGGATACTATATCAATTCTGAAATATATCACAGACAACTATTAAGATTAATGCAAGGAACTAAAGTCTCTGCGATAAGTAAAAAAAACCTACTAGAAACGGAAGTCTTGTTTCCAACTAGAATTGAGGAACAAAAGAAAATCGGGAATTTTTTTAAACAACTCGATGACACCATCACTCTTCATCAAACCAAACTCGATCAATTAAAAAAACTAAAAACCGCTTTTTTACAAAATATGTTTATATAA